In Leuconostoc kimchii IMSNU 11154, the DNA window TTTTGACATCAGGCCAATTACCTAATACTCGTTCTTCAATGTTTTTTCGTTGGCTGCTGATGTCCTTAATTGTTTTGGCGATTTCGCTGCGCAAATCTTTTGCTTTGCCATAACTTTCTTCAACAACTGGAAACTCTTTGTATTTATTCAGCATCTGGTCAGTGTTTTCTACCAGTGCATCTAAATCAGGCACTTCAATATTTGCCGGCGTTAGCTCAGCTATTTCTAGTGCATTAATTGTTGCTACTTCATTTGCCATGTTGTTCTCCTGTCTAATCAATGCTTAAAATTAAATTACTAATCTCTTCGTTTAACTCTTGAATGCAGTCGTTGGCTTGATCTATCTTTTCGTATGCCTTACTGCGTTCGGATTCCAAATATTCAATACGCGACTGCATACGTTCCCAATTTCTGTCTGGCTTATCAGGCTTGTAAAAATCAATTGCATCTTGAACCATTTGCCTTATTCCTCATTTCTTGCTATATTTGAGGTATTATTTTTGTGAATAATTTATACCTCACGTCTAACCACGCCAATGGCTAGGCGTTTTTTTACTGTTCAATTTCTTCAAAGCCCCAGTCGCCACCAAAGCATTTCAATGCCCTGACGCGTGCATCTATCCAACTAAATCTATCGGACGTTTTCACGTCGCGTTCGACTATTTCGCCGTTTTCCGTGCGCACTGCTTGATATTTTGTCATCTGATATCCTCCAATCCAGCAAACAACAACACATTTTCTGTTTTCTTAGTCACTAATCGACTAATTAACTTGTCATTGTACATGCCCTCTAATTCGCTCCTGACGTTATTTGACGTCACGATGGTACTCTTAGTCCTTTTATCGTTTTCGTCCACCTCATAGCGCGCATCAGCCACTCTCATGTAGAACTGCTGTAAACGTTCGGTTGCTTGCTTGCCATTTCCAGACATGCCTACTTCTGAACCAAAGTCATCAAGTATCAAAACGTCAACCTCTTGCATCGACTTTGCGATACGATCTAATTTAGCTCTGGCACCCAAATCACTAAATTCATACATGACTGATTCACGTAACGCCACAGTACTAACAAACATCACTGTCTTGTGGCTGTATCTTTCCAATGCATTGACTAGCGCTAAGGTGATGGCTGTTTTACCAGTACCGGCATTGCCAAGAATGAAGATGTTGAAGTTATCAGACCTTAGTCGTTTGAAAATATCCGTTGCTTGATTTTTGATTTTTGTAGCCAGCTTCACGTTTGTTTGTCGTTCTGGTAACCACCTCTCAAATGTGAATGTTGCCTTTCGGTTCGATGGCCATAGACTATCGCGGTCATATACCTTACGTTTCAATGCGAGATAATCAGCTGCTGCTTTTTCTTCTGCTTGTTTGTCGATGTCCGCTAACTTAGTTGCTAGTTCTTCCTCGCTAAGTAACGTGCCACCGTGTGATTTAATCCATTCAGTTGCAAAGTCTGATACGTTATTCATAATCTATTCCTTGTAGTATTTACCCAATGCTGCTCGCATGCCTTCTTCCTGTGTCATGTTGCGCATATCAGTATTATTTGGTTTGACATTGTTCTCGTTGAGATAACCCTCAAACTTATTGCTAAATAATGTTTCTGGTCGTAAGAACTTGTTCATTTTTTGATCATTAACCCATTGACTACTCTTAACATCAATCACTGCTTTGAAATCATCTAAGCTAAACCCCTCGTTAAAACGTGCTTTAATCAGTGATTTTGTTTTTGAACCGCTACTTCGGTATTTATTTCTAGTCTTTTTATTCAAGTAATCAACAATTTCTTTGTAGGGCACGTGGTCGGGTTCGTCAGAACCAGACAATATATCTTTACTATCCTTACCTAACCTATCCTTACCTAACCTATCCTGTGCGGACATTTGGTTGTCGTCTGGTTGCGAAATGGTTGTCATTTTGTTTCTAATGAAGTAAGACCCATCTACGTCAACGTTTAAAATACTTTTTTCAGAACGGTAAATTGTTGGTTTCATTCTGTCTTTTCGTATTTTATTGTTCAAATTCCAATCTTTTACAACGCTGACACCGTTCTCAAACATGATGATAAAACCCTTAGCTTTTAATAGTGATAAATCATCGCTGTTTGCACCATAAGCTCGGCTTAACATTTTTGCATTACCGATAAACCCCTCATCATCTGCTTCCATTCCTAAGTGAAAGTACAGTAGTTGACTCGACATTGGCATATCTACAAATGTGTCACTTGTTGTAATTTCTTTGCTAAACATTCTTCTTTGCGCCATGACTACCCCTCTTCCTTACTTCTAAATTCATCTAAGCTGACATCTAATGCATCAGCTATTTTTTCCATTGTGTTGAAATCTGTACCAGCACTTTCATCATTTTTAATTCGATAAACTGTACTCATATCAACACCTGAATTTTTGCCTAGCCAATACCATGACTTGCCTTTTTCTTGTAACAATTTATTCAATTTTTCATTTATTTTCATGTACAAATACTGTCCTTTCAGTACTAGTTTTGATCTTATTGTTCTTTTATTCTGGTATGATTGAGTTATCAAATAATTTTAAAAAAGGTGCATTTAATGACTAAAAAAATTTTTTTCGTTTCGCCCATTGGATCAGAAGGTTCTGCAGAAAGACGCACCTCTGATTTTGTTTTGAAATCTATTATAAAACCAGTGTCTGAGAGATTAGATTATGAAACACTGCGTTCAGATTTAATTAACAGTACAAATACTATTGATCAAGACATTATTAACCAATTAAATAGCGCTGATTTGGTTATTGCTGACGTTACTGGTACTAACGCAAATGTCATGTTTGAATTAGGTTATCGGTTTTCATTAAAATCACCGTTAATCGTAATCGCTCAGTCAGTTGCTGAACTGCCGTTCGACATACATAATTTGCGTGTAATGATTTACGAAAAAGAGTTACCAGACCTTGAAAAAATGCAATCACAACTAGAACAAATGATTAAAGTTTTTGAAAACTTTAAGCCTGAATCAGAATCTAAAAATTTGGGTGAAGAAATGGGAGAGAAAATGGCTCTCGACGCTATTTCAAGTGGTGATTTTTCTAAAATAAAGGAATTTGCAGAATTAGCAAAGACTTTTGGTTTGGATAAATAATTATTTTTTTGAATTCAACCCATCTACAAAACCTAATAAGAAGTTGACTTGTGCCTTTAACTCGTTAATTTCTTTTTTTAATTCCATAATTTCTTTATTCATTTTCCTAATCCTCCACTACATTGTTAATTAAGAACGCTGCTTCTTTTTCTGTGTAACCATTCTTGATAAGTTCTTCGTAATCGTGTTGCGCTTCTCGCTCATTAAACCGGTTCTCATCCCATCTGAACAGTGCGATGCCTGCTGAGATGATGATGAACCATGTGATTGCTGTTGCCATTTGTTACCTCCTAAATTTCACCATCATATGTTTTTCCAACGGATACGGCTGCTTTGAACTTCTCCCAAGACAGCAACGGAATAATCCCGCCACGGTCAAATGGAATAAATGGTGCGTCTGGTCTACCCAATAGATACTTACGCAATGTTGCGATATTTGTTCGTTCGTACAACTCTAGTTGGTTCATTGTTAATGAAGGTGGCCAACCAATTTCGTGATAAAGTCGTAACTCTTCAATTCTTTCTGGTGTTAATTGATATGCTGTTGCCATAATTTCTCCTTAATTGTTTAAAAACCGATCGCGACACTCGATAAAATCAATCATGCTCATGCCGCGCCTCCTTTTTCTTGCAAAAACTTGTTCACGAAGTAAATTTGACCTTTTCCAGTAACCTTAGGCGTACTAGTTGTACGTACTGAACCATCAGGGTTATTAACTGTTCGTGTCTTTGTTTCCATAATTTCTAAGTCCATACTCTTTTGAGTTGGCAAGTTATGTTGCTCTCCTCGTACGCCTAAATATTCATGTTCGCGTAACCAAGTGAACAAACGATTTTGACCAATGTTTACGCCATTTTGTCGCAGTATTTTCGCTAACTGTCCAATCAGAATACTGTTGTTGCTCGTGTCAACTGCATCAGCAAATAGTGCTTTAGGTTTCATTTCAGCAATGATTTGGTCTTTCTGATCAAGTAATAACTGTGACGCTTTCAAGCCAAGTGCCATTTGATAAGATGGATCTTGTGAAAGTTGCTTATATCGCTTTTCAACTTGAATGAAATAATCACGAATTTGTTGACTTTTTTCAGTTTTTGACATCATAGCCACGTTCTTGGCCATGTCGACCGTGAGTGAATAATCTTGAATATTTTGAAGCTTGTCAGGGTTAGCTTTGTTATAGGGCGTACCTGTAAGTACACCCTTAAAATCAACTCCGTCAACGTACATTTCTTGGTATTGTTCAAACCAAGCGCTAAAACGTTTCTTAACACCAAGTTCTTTATATAATTCCCGAGCACTTACTCGTGCCTCGCCTTGTTCGTTTTGGTTAATCTTGATAATTTCGTTCATGTGTTTACCTTTCTAATGTTGTAAATTGTGATAAGTGCTATCCTTTAGTTACTGGCTCATTTGCCTAGTCTTATGAAAGGAGAAAAAATAATGAATGAATTTGAAAATGTTCATTTAGAACATGAGTACTCACTAGAATCTGGAACATTACACGTTGATACACCAGGTTCTAAACATTTCAAAGATATTTTTATTGAAGAGACCCCATCTCTATTAAGAAAAATATCTTTGTACGATAACGGTTTGATTATTTATTTTGAGCAGACATCTTCAAAGATTGTCTTACGTACCAATCGCCCACTCTACCAAATCGGCGACGGTAAGTTTTCAATTGAAGACCCTGAGAAGTAACAATTGAAATCGATCCCGTCTGGGTACCAGTCACTTGCGTGATTTGGTACCTTTTTCTATTGATTGTTTTTGTTGCCATGCTTTCTTCCTCCTATGTTAGTTGTTCAGTTTTCTGAACTTTAACTGTAAAAAAATAAGCCGCCATTTCGTTATCGCTAATATCAAGAACTTTGCAGATATTCAATATTTCGTCTTGACGAAACGGAACACCTTTTAATTTATTGGTTAGCGAAGCCGCTGAAATTCCAATCTCTCTGGATAGAGAGCTTTGATTGAATCCCTTCGACTTAATTCGTCCATACAGACGCTCATAATCAAACTTTATCATTTTGCACCTCCTTTACTTTTAGTTCAGTTTTCTGAACACCCTTATAGTAACACCTATATTTTCATAATGCAACAAATTTGTTTAGTTTTTCTGAACTTTTTTTATTTTATAGTTGAGTTTTACTGAACTTTAGTTTATACTTATTTATGACCTATTAAGGAGAAAAAATATGGAAAGTTTTAATTCTAGACTTAAA includes these proteins:
- a CDS encoding ATP-binding protein; the protein is MNNVSDFATEWIKSHGGTLLSEEELATKLADIDKQAEEKAAADYLALKRKVYDRDSLWPSNRKATFTFERWLPERQTNVKLATKIKNQATDIFKRLRSDNFNIFILGNAGTGKTAITLALVNALERYSHKTVMFVSTVALRESVMYEFSDLGARAKLDRIAKSMQEVDVLILDDFGSEVGMSGNGKQATERLQQFYMRVADARYEVDENDKRTKSTIVTSNNVRSELEGMYNDKLISRLVTKKTENVLLFAGLEDIR
- a CDS encoding conserved phage C-terminal domain-containing protein, which codes for MAQRRMFSKEITTSDTFVDMPMSSQLLYFHLGMEADDEGFIGNAKMLSRAYGANSDDLSLLKAKGFIIMFENGVSVVKDWNLNNKIRKDRMKPTIYRSEKSILNVDVDGSYFIRNKMTTISQPDDNQMSAQDRLGKDRLGKDSKDILSGSDEPDHVPYKEIVDYLNKKTRNKYRSSGSKTKSLIKARFNEGFSLDDFKAVIDVKSSQWVNDQKMNKFLRPETLFSNKFEGYLNENNVKPNNTDMRNMTQEEGMRAALGKYYKE
- a CDS encoding helix-turn-helix domain-containing protein; this translates as MKINEKLNKLLQEKGKSWYWLGKNSGVDMSTVYRIKNDESAGTDFNTMEKIADALDVSLDEFRSKEEG
- a CDS encoding phage antirepressor KilAC domain-containing protein, coding for MNEIIKINQNEQGEARVSARELYKELGVKKRFSAWFEQYQEMYVDGVDFKGVLTGTPYNKANPDKLQNIQDYSLTVDMAKNVAMMSKTEKSQQIRDYFIQVEKRYKQLSQDPSYQMALGLKASQLLLDQKDQIIAEMKPKALFADAVDTSNNSILIGQLAKILRQNGVNIGQNRLFTWLREHEYLGVRGEQHNLPTQKSMDLEIMETKTRTVNNPDGSVRTTSTPKVTGKGQIYFVNKFLQEKGGAA
- a CDS encoding DUF739 family protein; translation: MIKFDYERLYGRIKSKGFNQSSLSREIGISAASLTNKLKGVPFRQDEILNICKVLDISDNEMAAYFFTVKVQKTEQLT